The following coding sequences lie in one Streptosporangiales bacterium genomic window:
- a CDS encoding GNAT family N-acetyltransferase: MPYRDATPADLPRMLELNNAAVPAVGELTMPELADLVGMASLVVIADVEGAVAGFALSLGPGAAYASENYRYFADRYDDFHYLDRIIVDPAYFRQGIGGQLYDEVERRCGAPVLVCEVNLEPRNDRSLAFHEHRGFRQVGTQDTKGGKTVSLLLKDLA; this comes from the coding sequence ATGCCCTACCGCGACGCCACCCCTGCCGACCTGCCCAGGATGCTCGAGCTGAACAACGCCGCCGTGCCCGCGGTGGGCGAGCTGACCATGCCGGAGCTTGCCGACCTCGTCGGCATGGCGTCGCTGGTAGTGATCGCGGACGTCGAAGGCGCGGTCGCCGGCTTCGCGCTCAGCCTCGGCCCCGGCGCCGCGTACGCCAGCGAGAACTACCGGTACTTCGCGGACCGGTACGACGACTTCCACTACCTGGACCGCATCATCGTCGACCCAGCGTACTTCCGGCAGGGCATCGGCGGCCAGCTCTACGACGAGGTGGAGCGCCGCTGCGGCGCGCCGGTGCTCGTGTGCGAGGTCAACCTGGAGCCCCGCAACGACCGCTCCCTCGCCTTCCACGAACACCGCGGCTTCCGGCAGGTCGGCACCCAGGACACCAAGGGCGGCAAGACCGTGTCCCTGCTGCTCAAGGACCTCGCCTAG